In Mytilus trossulus isolate FHL-02 chromosome 14, PNRI_Mtr1.1.1.hap1, whole genome shotgun sequence, a genomic segment contains:
- the LOC134697083 gene encoding uncharacterized protein LOC134697083 has protein sequence MVDAWQADNQTLLSKLLTRHTAEIDLKKAVMKLHDERLLQDPEVDKQLRELGLFVQCDGSTQNAKSHKRKIANTMNKHETKRTKQNDHEDAVDTTLTELLPGCSIGQLLDGQSDSLLLDKISQHIPDFLGDEADNVQFHWT, from the exons ATGGTAGATGCTTGGCAAGCTGATAACCAAACGTTGCTGTCAAAACTCCTGACAAGGCATACAGCTGAAATTGACCTGAAAAAAGCAGTAATGAAATTGCATGACGAAAGATTGCTGCAAGATCCAGAGGTTGATAAACAGTTGAGAGAACTAGGGCTTTTTGTTCAATGTGATGGAAGTACTCAAAATGCGAAGTCACAC aaaaggaaGATAGCAAATACGATGAATAAGCATGAAACCAAAAGAACAAAACAG AATGACCATGAAGATGCAGTGGACACTACACTGACAGAATTATTACCTGGCTGCTCAATTGGCCAACTGCTAGACGGCCAAAGTGATTCACTCCTGCTGGATAAGATAAGTCAGCACATACCAGATTTTCTTGGAGATGAAGCTGACAATGTACAATTTCACTGGACATAA